A window from Salvia miltiorrhiza cultivar Shanhuang (shh) chromosome 2, IMPLAD_Smil_shh, whole genome shotgun sequence encodes these proteins:
- the LOC131007775 gene encoding kinesin-like protein KIN-14N isoform X2, which yields MPPNTGPRTQTRQAFSIVNGGQDLPPLSGPPSNSGSDCGAIEFSKDDVDALLNEKLKKNLNYREKNDKMVDLIKRLKQCIKSFQQREANYVEEQETSKKLLELTEKKCSDSELMMKAKEDELNSIIMELRKNLEALQSKFAKEEVDRLEALDSLARERDLRVAAEKLQASLSEDLRRSQLDNDSANHKIQSLNDTYRRLQEFNTSLHQWNTRLQSDLETTNTTLKRVQEEKAAVVENLSTLRGHYTSLQEQLILSRASQDEAIKKKESLGSEVSSLRGDLQQVREDRDRQLSQVQGLQSEVSKYKECTGKYKADLETLSSKTMELESTCSAQSEQIRQLNEELGAAQRKLQLSDLSAMETRSEFEENKSLILELKSRLADADIKIVEGEKIRKKMHNTILELKGNIRVFCRVRPLLSDDGVDDAKVVSFPTSMEAQGRGIDLSQNGQKHSFTFDKVFVPDNSQEDVFLEISQLVQSALDGYKVCIFAYGQTGSGKTYTMMGKPGLLDQKGLIPRSLEQVFQTKQMLEAQGWKYEMQVSMLEIYNEAIRDLLSTNKSTFDASRVETAGKQYAIKHDANGNTSVSDLTIFDVCSSREVSYLLERAAQSRSVGKTQMNEQSSRSHFVFTLRIVGVNESTDQQVQGVLNLIDLAGSERLSKSGSTGDRLKETQAINKSLSALSDVIFALAKKEEHVPFRNSKLTYLLQPCLGGDSKTLMFVNVSPDPASVGESLCSLRFAARVNACEIGIPRRQTNLRSSDSRLSIG from the exons ATGCCACCTAACACTGGACCACGAACGCAAACTCgtcaagcattttcaattgtaAATGGGGGCCAAGATCTACCCCCACTCAGTGGGCCGCCAAGCAATTCTGGTTCTGATTGTGGTGCAATTGAGTTCAGCAAAGATGATGTCGATGCATTACTCAACGAGAAGTTGAAGAAAAACTTAAACTACAGG GAGAAGAATGACAAAATGGTTGATCTCATTAAAAGGCTTAAGCAATGTATCAAATCGTTTCAACAGCGTGAAGCAAACTATGTGGAAGAGCAGGAAACATCTAAAAAACTATTGGAATTGACAGAAAAGAAGTGCAGTGATTCGG AGTTGATGATGAAGGCCAAGGAAGATGAATTGAATTCTATTATTATGGAATTGAGGAAAAATTTGGAGGCATTGCAATCAAAGTTTGCAAAGGAGGAAGTAGATAGATTG GAAGCATTGGATTCTTTGGCTAGAGAAAGAGACTTGAGAGTAGCTGCAGAGAAATTACAAGCTTCTCTTTCTGAAGATCTCAGACGAAGTCAACTAGATAATGATAGTGCCAACCACAAG ATTCAATCACTTAATGATACATACAGGCGGTTACAAGAGTTTAACACGAGTTTGCATCAGTGGAACACTAGGCTTCAATCAGATCTTGAAACGACAAACACAACACTCAAGCGTGTTCAGGAAGAAAAGGCAGCCGTTGTGGAAAACCTAAGCACTCTGAGGGGCCACTATACTTCTCTGCAAGAGCAGCTTATTTTGTCACGA GCATCCCAAGATGAGGCAATCAAGAAGAAAGAATCACTAGGCAGTGAGGTTTCAAGCTTGAGAGGTGATCTGCAACAAGTGAGGGAGGACCGTGATAGACAATTGTCACAAGTTCAAGGTTTACAATCTGAAGTTTCAAAATACAAGGAATGTACTGGAAAGTACAAAGCAGATTTGGAGACTCTGAGCAGTAAAACGATGGAACTGGAG TCAACATGCTCGGCTCAAAGTGAGCAAATAAGACAATTAAATGAAGAGCTCGGTGCTGCACAAAGGAAATTGCAG ctTTCCGATCTATCAGCCATGGAAACAAGATCCGAATTTGAGGAGAACAAGTCATTGATTCTTGAGTTGAAAAGTCGTCTAGCTGATGCAGACATAAAGATTGTAGAGGGGgaaaaaattcgaaaaaaaatgcataacaCTATTCTG GAGTTGAAGGGTAACATACGTGTATTCTGTAGAGTGAGACCCCTGCTTTCTGATGATGGGGTAGATGATGCAAAAGTTGTTTCATTCCCAACATCAATGGAAGCACAGGGTCGAGGCATTGATTTGAGCCAAAATG GACAAAAGCACTCTTTCACTTTTGACAAAGTGTTCGTGCCTGATAACTCGCAAGAAGATGTTTTCTTGGAGATATCACAGCTTGTTCAAAGTGCACTCGATGGATACAAG GTCTGCATATTTGCATATGGGCAAACAGGCTCTGGTAAGACATATACGATGATGGGTAAGCCAGGACTACTAGATCAGAAAGGTTTAATTCCACGATCACTAGAGCAAGTATTTCAGACAAAACAAATGCTTGAAGCCCAAGGATGGAAGTATGAGATGCAG GTGTCAATGCTTGAAATATACAATGAAGCAATACGTGACCTGTTATCAACAAACAAATCAACCTTTGATGCATCACGAGTAGAAACTGCTGGGAAGCAATATGCTATCAAGCACGACGCAAATGGCAACACCTCTGTCTCTGATCTTACAATTTTTGATGTCTGCAGTAGCAGAGAAGTTTCCTATCTCCTAGAACGAGCTGCACAGAGCAG GTCTGTTGGCAAGACCCAAATGAACGAACAATCTTCAAGGAGCCATTTTGTCTTTACCCTAAGAATAGTCGGTGTTAATGAG AGCACTGATCAGCAAGTCCAAGGTGTGCTGAATCTAATTGACCTTGCTGGTAGTGAGCGTCTTTCCAAGAGTGGTTCGACTGGGGATCGGCTTAAAGAAACCCAG GCCATCAATAAAAGTTTATCGGCACTTAGTGATGTCATTTTTGCCTTGGCAAAGAAAGAGGAGCACGTGCCGTTTAGGAACTCCAAGCTCACTTATCTTCTCCAG CCTTGCTTAGGCGGAGATTCAAAGACTTTGATGTTTGTGAATGTTTCACCCGATCCTGCATCCGTGGGCGAATCACTTTGTTCACTACGGTTTGCTGCTAGGGTGAATGCTTGTGAGATTGGCATCCCAAGACGTCAAACCAATCTAAGATCTTCAGATTCACGATTGAGCATTGGTTGA
- the LOC131007775 gene encoding kinesin-like protein KIN-14N isoform X1, translating into MASKNQNKAPSSPSQSKCTGIDEVSIDKRRKIASTKMPPNTGPRTQTRQAFSIVNGGQDLPPLSGPPSNSGSDCGAIEFSKDDVDALLNEKLKKNLNYREKNDKMVDLIKRLKQCIKSFQQREANYVEEQETSKKLLELTEKKCSDSELMMKAKEDELNSIIMELRKNLEALQSKFAKEEVDRLEALDSLARERDLRVAAEKLQASLSEDLRRSQLDNDSANHKIQSLNDTYRRLQEFNTSLHQWNTRLQSDLETTNTTLKRVQEEKAAVVENLSTLRGHYTSLQEQLILSRASQDEAIKKKESLGSEVSSLRGDLQQVREDRDRQLSQVQGLQSEVSKYKECTGKYKADLETLSSKTMELESTCSAQSEQIRQLNEELGAAQRKLQLSDLSAMETRSEFEENKSLILELKSRLADADIKIVEGEKIRKKMHNTILELKGNIRVFCRVRPLLSDDGVDDAKVVSFPTSMEAQGRGIDLSQNGQKHSFTFDKVFVPDNSQEDVFLEISQLVQSALDGYKVCIFAYGQTGSGKTYTMMGKPGLLDQKGLIPRSLEQVFQTKQMLEAQGWKYEMQVSMLEIYNEAIRDLLSTNKSTFDASRVETAGKQYAIKHDANGNTSVSDLTIFDVCSSREVSYLLERAAQSRSVGKTQMNEQSSRSHFVFTLRIVGVNESTDQQVQGVLNLIDLAGSERLSKSGSTGDRLKETQAINKSLSALSDVIFALAKKEEHVPFRNSKLTYLLQPCLGGDSKTLMFVNVSPDPASVGESLCSLRFAARVNACEIGIPRRQTNLRSSDSRLSIG; encoded by the exons ATGGCTTCCAAGAACCAGAATAAGGCTCCTTCCAGCCCTTCACAA AGCAAGTGTACCGGTATCGATGAGGTTTCCATAGATAAGAGGAGAAAGATTGCAAGCACAAAAATGCCACCTAACACTGGACCACGAACGCAAACTCgtcaagcattttcaattgtaAATGGGGGCCAAGATCTACCCCCACTCAGTGGGCCGCCAAGCAATTCTGGTTCTGATTGTGGTGCAATTGAGTTCAGCAAAGATGATGTCGATGCATTACTCAACGAGAAGTTGAAGAAAAACTTAAACTACAGG GAGAAGAATGACAAAATGGTTGATCTCATTAAAAGGCTTAAGCAATGTATCAAATCGTTTCAACAGCGTGAAGCAAACTATGTGGAAGAGCAGGAAACATCTAAAAAACTATTGGAATTGACAGAAAAGAAGTGCAGTGATTCGG AGTTGATGATGAAGGCCAAGGAAGATGAATTGAATTCTATTATTATGGAATTGAGGAAAAATTTGGAGGCATTGCAATCAAAGTTTGCAAAGGAGGAAGTAGATAGATTG GAAGCATTGGATTCTTTGGCTAGAGAAAGAGACTTGAGAGTAGCTGCAGAGAAATTACAAGCTTCTCTTTCTGAAGATCTCAGACGAAGTCAACTAGATAATGATAGTGCCAACCACAAG ATTCAATCACTTAATGATACATACAGGCGGTTACAAGAGTTTAACACGAGTTTGCATCAGTGGAACACTAGGCTTCAATCAGATCTTGAAACGACAAACACAACACTCAAGCGTGTTCAGGAAGAAAAGGCAGCCGTTGTGGAAAACCTAAGCACTCTGAGGGGCCACTATACTTCTCTGCAAGAGCAGCTTATTTTGTCACGA GCATCCCAAGATGAGGCAATCAAGAAGAAAGAATCACTAGGCAGTGAGGTTTCAAGCTTGAGAGGTGATCTGCAACAAGTGAGGGAGGACCGTGATAGACAATTGTCACAAGTTCAAGGTTTACAATCTGAAGTTTCAAAATACAAGGAATGTACTGGAAAGTACAAAGCAGATTTGGAGACTCTGAGCAGTAAAACGATGGAACTGGAG TCAACATGCTCGGCTCAAAGTGAGCAAATAAGACAATTAAATGAAGAGCTCGGTGCTGCACAAAGGAAATTGCAG ctTTCCGATCTATCAGCCATGGAAACAAGATCCGAATTTGAGGAGAACAAGTCATTGATTCTTGAGTTGAAAAGTCGTCTAGCTGATGCAGACATAAAGATTGTAGAGGGGgaaaaaattcgaaaaaaaatgcataacaCTATTCTG GAGTTGAAGGGTAACATACGTGTATTCTGTAGAGTGAGACCCCTGCTTTCTGATGATGGGGTAGATGATGCAAAAGTTGTTTCATTCCCAACATCAATGGAAGCACAGGGTCGAGGCATTGATTTGAGCCAAAATG GACAAAAGCACTCTTTCACTTTTGACAAAGTGTTCGTGCCTGATAACTCGCAAGAAGATGTTTTCTTGGAGATATCACAGCTTGTTCAAAGTGCACTCGATGGATACAAG GTCTGCATATTTGCATATGGGCAAACAGGCTCTGGTAAGACATATACGATGATGGGTAAGCCAGGACTACTAGATCAGAAAGGTTTAATTCCACGATCACTAGAGCAAGTATTTCAGACAAAACAAATGCTTGAAGCCCAAGGATGGAAGTATGAGATGCAG GTGTCAATGCTTGAAATATACAATGAAGCAATACGTGACCTGTTATCAACAAACAAATCAACCTTTGATGCATCACGAGTAGAAACTGCTGGGAAGCAATATGCTATCAAGCACGACGCAAATGGCAACACCTCTGTCTCTGATCTTACAATTTTTGATGTCTGCAGTAGCAGAGAAGTTTCCTATCTCCTAGAACGAGCTGCACAGAGCAG GTCTGTTGGCAAGACCCAAATGAACGAACAATCTTCAAGGAGCCATTTTGTCTTTACCCTAAGAATAGTCGGTGTTAATGAG AGCACTGATCAGCAAGTCCAAGGTGTGCTGAATCTAATTGACCTTGCTGGTAGTGAGCGTCTTTCCAAGAGTGGTTCGACTGGGGATCGGCTTAAAGAAACCCAG GCCATCAATAAAAGTTTATCGGCACTTAGTGATGTCATTTTTGCCTTGGCAAAGAAAGAGGAGCACGTGCCGTTTAGGAACTCCAAGCTCACTTATCTTCTCCAG CCTTGCTTAGGCGGAGATTCAAAGACTTTGATGTTTGTGAATGTTTCACCCGATCCTGCATCCGTGGGCGAATCACTTTGTTCACTACGGTTTGCTGCTAGGGTGAATGCTTGTGAGATTGGCATCCCAAGACGTCAAACCAATCTAAGATCTTCAGATTCACGATTGAGCATTGGTTGA